In a single window of the Gossypium hirsutum isolate 1008001.06 chromosome A13, Gossypium_hirsutum_v2.1, whole genome shotgun sequence genome:
- the LOC107894735 gene encoding transcription factor MYB106 yields MVRQPYLKKGTWSRDEDQKLIAYIVRYGIWNWNEMPKHAGLQRSGKSSRLRWMNYLRPNIRRGNFTREEEETIIRLQKILGNRWSAIAARLPQRTDNDIKNYWNTRLKKRVTSENKNSTAATTSTTETNSSMVENSSDTDSSLMLTNILLDSPVSTIDDLLEPPAYSCFSPSGSNLVAVDDKYSMGTDNYLVSCWETQSYLEQPQMIEGLDWEAVLPNSELSHSHHQQNYVPLDDFWVNPLI; encoded by the exons ATGGTGAGACAACCGTATCTGAAGAAAGGAACATGGAGTCGTGATGAAGATCAGAAGCTGATTGCTTATATTGTGAGATATGGGATCTGGAATTGGAATGAAATGCCCAAACATGCTG GGTTGCAAAGATCAGGGAAGAGTTCCAGACTTCGTTGGATGAATTACTTGAGGCCTAATATAAGGCGAGGAAACTTTACCAGGGAAGAAGAAGAAACCATAATCCGCCTGCAAAAGATACTAGGAAATCG ATGGTCAGCAATAGCAGCAAGGCTCCCACAAAGAACAGACAATGATATAAAGAACTACTGGAACACTCGCTTGAAGAAGAGAGTAACATCGGAGAACAAAAATTCAACAGCTGCAACTACATCAACAACAGAAACCAATTCCAGTATGGTGGAGAATTCGTCTGACACTGATTCCTCATTGATGTTGACGAATATTTTGTTGGACTCACCGGTTTCTACAATAGATGACTTGCTGGAACCACCCGCTTATTCTTGTTTTTCTCCATCAGGCTCCAACCTTGTAGCAGTTGATGACAAATATAGTATGGGTACAGACAACTATTTAGTTTCATGTTGGGAAACGCAGAGTTACTTGGAGCAGCCACAGATGATAGAAGGTTTGGATTGGGAAGCAGTGTTACCAAATTCTGAGCTGTCGCACAGCCACCATCAGCAAAACTATGTTCCTCTGGATGATTTCTGGGTCAATCCATTAATTTAG